TTTTCTCCTGTAGTAGAATCAGGTTTTGAAGCAGTTTTACAAGAAGCAAAACAAGCTAATATACCAGTAATAGTTACAGATAGAAGAGCAACAGTAAGCAGTGATGATTTATATGTTGCTTTTATAGGTTCTGATTTTATAGAAGAAGGAAAAAAAGCAGCTAATTGGTTAGTAGAATATATGAATAAATTAGGCAGAGGTTCAGAAGAGTTAAATATAGTTGAACTTCAAGGAACAGTTGGAAGTTCTCCAGCTAATGACAGACAAAAAGGTTTCTTGGAAGTAATTAGTAATTATCCTAATTATAAAGTTATACGTTCTCAAACAGGTGATTTCACTAGAGCAAAAGGTAAAGAAGTAATGGAAGCTTTCTTAAAAGCAGAACCAAAAATAGATATTTTATTTGCTCATAATGATGATATGGCTATAGGTGCTATACAGGCTATAGAAGAAGCAGGTAAAAAACCAGGTGAAGATATTGTTATAGTATCTATAGATGGTGTTAGAGGTGCTTTTGAAGCTATGATGGCAGGAAAACTTAATTGTACTGTAGAATGTAATCCTTTATTTGGAGATCTTTTAATGGAAACTGTTAAAAAGGTTGTAGCAGGAGAAGAGGTTCCAAAATCAATATATGTAGAAGAAGGCATATTCCCAGCAGAAGTTGCTGCTCAAGAATTCCCTAATAGAAAATATTAATATTCTAAGTGGTTGGGTGTTTGATTTAATAATTTATAATCAAATGCCCAATTAAAAAGGAAACATGCTATATGAAAACTATTTTAGAGATGAAAAATATACAAAAGACTTTTATTGGTGTTCAAGCTTTAAAAAATATAAATTTTTCATTAAATTCTGGAGAAGTATGTGCTCTCATGGGAGAGAATGGAGCAGGCAAATCTACTTTAATTAAAGTTCTTACAGGCGTACATAAATTAGACGGCGGAGAAATTATTTTAGAGGGTAAAAAAGTTTTTCCTAATTCACCTTTAGATGCTCAAAAAATAGGAATCAGTGCAGTTTATCAAGAAGTAAATTTATGCAATAATTTAACTGTAGCAGAAAATATTTTTATAGGTAGAGAGCCTAAAAAATTAGGTATTTTTATAGATAAAAAGAAATTAATATCCAAAGCTCAGGAAGTAGTTGATAACCTATCATTAAATATAGATGTAACCAAACCTCTATCATACTACTCTTTAGGTATACAGCAAATGATAGCTATTACTAGGGCTATTCAATTGAATGCTAAAATACTTATATTAGATGAACCTACATCATCACTTGAAGAAAATGAAGTTAATCAACTTTTTGATATTATTAGAAAATTAAAAAATGAGGGATTAGGTATAATCTTTGTTACACATTTTTTGGATCAGGTGTATAAAATATCTGATACTATTACAGTTTTAAGAAATGGAGCTTTAGTTGGAACTCATAAGACTTCTGAGTTAAGCAAATTAGATTTAATAAAAGAAATGCTTGGAAAAGAGTA
This is a stretch of genomic DNA from Brachyspira sp. SAP_772. It encodes these proteins:
- a CDS encoding ABC transporter substrate-binding protein, producing MIKKLSIILCSFVFFMISCSGGNNAGAASGGDKQIVLGFAQVGAESEYRTANTKSIREAASNANIELVFSDAQQKQENQIKAIRSFIARKVDAIAFSPVVESGFEAVLQEAKQANIPVIVTDRRATVSSDDLYVAFIGSDFIEEGKKAANWLVEYMNKLGRGSEELNIVELQGTVGSSPANDRQKGFLEVISNYPNYKVIRSQTGDFTRAKGKEVMEAFLKAEPKIDILFAHNDDMAIGAIQAIEEAGKKPGEDIVIVSIDGVRGAFEAMMAGKLNCTVECNPLFGDLLMETVKKVVAGEEVPKSIYVEEGIFPAEVAAQEFPNRKY